Proteins co-encoded in one Natronorubrum daqingense genomic window:
- the mptA gene encoding GTP cyclohydrolase MptA yields the protein MSHQLPDVQATSPDVTVGLSQVGVTGVDKLVKIAREGKRPIVLTAEFEVFVDLPAWRKGADMSRNMEVIDEILEEATREEAYRVEEVCGDAAERLLEKHDYTSTAKVSMEAEFMRREQTPASDRETQHTVDIIASATATDDGTREEIGAEVTGMTVCPCSQGMSAARAKQTLENLGVEEETITEFLEEVPQPGHSQRGHATLTVEANGDPAVDLNDVIDIARDAMSARIYNLAKRPDEDHMTYAAHSDAKFVEDCVRALAEGVVDEFDHLADDAVITMKQSNDESIHQHNAHAERKVEMETLREEVDGSY from the coding sequence ATGAGTCACCAGCTTCCGGACGTACAGGCGACGTCGCCCGACGTGACCGTCGGTCTGAGTCAGGTTGGCGTCACCGGCGTCGACAAACTCGTCAAGATCGCCCGCGAGGGCAAACGACCGATCGTGCTGACCGCCGAATTCGAGGTCTTCGTCGATCTCCCCGCGTGGCGAAAGGGCGCGGATATGAGCCGCAACATGGAGGTCATCGACGAAATCCTCGAGGAAGCCACCCGCGAGGAGGCCTACCGCGTGGAGGAGGTCTGTGGCGACGCCGCCGAACGACTACTCGAGAAACACGATTACACCTCGACGGCGAAGGTCTCGATGGAAGCGGAGTTCATGCGCCGCGAACAGACGCCCGCGAGCGACCGCGAGACCCAGCATACGGTCGACATCATCGCGTCGGCGACGGCGACCGACGACGGCACTCGCGAGGAAATCGGTGCGGAAGTGACGGGAATGACCGTCTGTCCGTGCTCACAGGGCATGTCCGCCGCGCGCGCGAAACAGACGCTCGAGAACCTCGGCGTCGAGGAGGAGACGATCACGGAATTCCTGGAGGAAGTCCCACAGCCGGGTCACTCCCAGCGCGGACACGCGACGCTGACCGTCGAAGCGAACGGTGATCCGGCGGTCGACCTCAACGACGTCATCGACATCGCCCGCGACGCCATGAGCGCTCGCATCTACAATCTCGCGAAGCGACCCGACGAAGATCACATGACCTACGCGGCTCACTCCGACGCGAAGTTCGTCGAAGACTGCGTTCGCGCACTCGCCGAGGGCGTCGTCGACGAGTTCGACCACCTCGCGGACGATGCCGTGATTACGATGAAGCAGTCCAACGACGAGTCGATCCACCAGCACAACGCCCACGCCGAGCGAAAGGTCGAGATGGAGACGCTGCGCGAGGAAGTCGACGGCTCCTACTAA
- a CDS encoding nucleotidyltransferase domain-containing protein yields the protein MATVPAHVFDAVDRLLSALEREHDIEISLAVARGSHAWGGASSASDYDVGFVFVPRDLRRYAHLEDPPTAIHASGDEIESGRRDAESEPQGRRDAEIDLQGWDVRTFARLLAESNDGAIDLLRSPVRYREEYDPADLAAYVERTYNPMALYHAWRGIATNNYRKYLSHHLVRSDDTLLPIVEVSADGDAYVVETDDGTTTVSADDERFSETQTKPTVKRNLLIYRAAMAARYLEATGERGDHELPALEFETFLTEQASAVFTDERIERARELLERKRAGDGDVAIGDAVGRGFAHPSSDIDPAVHARNGPERERLDRFVDDYIETTHPSFAL from the coding sequence ATGGCTACCGTTCCGGCTCACGTCTTCGACGCCGTCGATCGGCTGTTGAGCGCGCTCGAGCGAGAGCACGACATCGAAATTTCGCTGGCGGTCGCTCGCGGCAGTCACGCGTGGGGCGGAGCGAGTTCGGCGAGCGACTACGACGTCGGCTTCGTGTTCGTCCCGAGGGATTTGCGCCGGTACGCCCACCTCGAGGACCCACCCACGGCGATTCACGCGAGTGGGGACGAGATCGAAAGCGGACGACGGGACGCGGAGAGCGAACCGCAGGGACGACGGGACGCGGAGATCGACCTCCAAGGTTGGGACGTCCGAACGTTCGCGCGGTTGCTCGCCGAGTCGAACGACGGCGCGATCGACCTCCTCAGAAGTCCGGTTCGCTACCGCGAGGAGTACGATCCGGCGGACCTCGCCGCGTACGTCGAGCGAACGTACAACCCGATGGCCCTCTATCACGCGTGGCGGGGAATCGCGACCAACAACTACCGCAAGTACCTTTCACACCACCTGGTGCGGTCCGACGATACCCTCCTTCCGATCGTCGAAGTGAGCGCGGACGGCGACGCGTACGTCGTCGAGACCGACGACGGAACGACGACCGTTTCGGCCGACGACGAGCGATTCAGCGAAACGCAGACCAAACCGACGGTCAAGCGAAACCTGCTGATCTACCGGGCCGCGATGGCCGCTCGCTACCTCGAGGCGACCGGCGAGCGAGGCGACCACGAGTTGCCGGCCCTCGAGTTCGAGACGTTCCTCACCGAGCAGGCATCTGCCGTCTTCACTGACGAGCGAATCGAACGCGCCCGCGAGTTACTCGAGCGAAAGCGAGCGGGAGACGGGGACGTAGCGATCGGTGACGCTGTCGGGCGGGGGTTTGCCCACCCTTCCAGTGATATCGATCCGGCCGTGCACGCTCGAAACGGCCCCGAACGCGAGCGGTTAGACCGATTCGTCGACGACTACATCGAGACGACTCACCCATCGTTCGCTCTTTAA
- a CDS encoding DNA-directed RNA polymerase subunit epsilon yields the protein MRDDGTDPGSGVDQPRAVGDNSRREFAQERRLETRPGSGALSRADVQRDSTVRQWGVVTPSATVIGRAETPDSDLSERIRRLHDEQHGATPGYSERAHRLDRLRTTQALCNALEVTPWQRDLALGVMDEIDLTEFGSQRAIPKVALVVIRHVVDEDRKRYFGLDDIDAQSLSADRMDELFGQYRAHDITDEETFKRLAAEYGLETTNLNRLRRVLRSQLDEELPAYGRNPYRDPNLPAVTGTNDAGSDGASATAGGDANTE from the coding sequence ATGAGAGACGACGGGACCGACCCCGGTTCGGGCGTCGATCAGCCACGAGCCGTCGGTGACAACTCACGGCGCGAGTTCGCCCAAGAGCGCCGCCTCGAGACCCGCCCCGGGTCCGGCGCGCTGTCTCGCGCGGACGTCCAACGCGATTCGACGGTCCGCCAGTGGGGCGTCGTCACGCCGAGTGCGACGGTTATCGGCCGTGCGGAAACCCCCGACTCGGACCTCTCCGAACGCATCCGCCGCCTCCACGACGAACAACACGGAGCGACACCGGGCTACAGCGAGCGCGCCCACAGGCTCGATCGACTGCGAACCACGCAGGCGCTGTGTAACGCCCTCGAGGTGACGCCGTGGCAACGCGACCTCGCGCTCGGCGTTATGGACGAGATCGATCTCACGGAGTTCGGGAGCCAGCGAGCGATTCCGAAGGTCGCGCTCGTCGTGATCCGTCACGTCGTCGACGAGGATCGAAAACGGTACTTCGGGCTCGACGACATCGACGCGCAGTCGCTGTCGGCCGATCGGATGGACGAGCTATTCGGCCAGTACCGAGCGCACGACATCACCGACGAAGAGACGTTCAAGCGCCTCGCCGCGGAGTACGGCCTCGAGACGACGAACCTGAATCGGCTCCGGCGCGTCCTCAGGTCCCAACTCGACGAGGAGTTGCCAGCCTACGGTCGAAACCCCTACCGAGACCCCAATCTACCGGCCGTGACGGGGACGAACGATGCGGGAAGCGATGGTGCGAGCGCGACTGCGGGCGGAGACGCGAATACGGAGTGA
- a CDS encoding DUF5518 domain-containing protein, which translates to MVSRRDLREDLSEESLRVAILAGLASVPVTFALTWRPVPTEVVTVGGSVSAGPLLATSLLVGVYYRNRTTPTRRAGLWTGLTGSLAMVLVTLLNTATTIGGSPEWMVVASAVALPLVVALSVGIAVLAAMIGALVGAWIATRVWREHHPTDASATDGTSDGTLRWWHLVPFYVVTAPLIVGSGFVVQSEHGAAFVLSWVAMFLFVPLSVLTLVALFIDVTAPRGGDTDWTPAVWTYVGVPIAVYGLAYAITAIQSFGYPAGWGIYAYFGALWVTSVAYVVAKRRNVARGPRER; encoded by the coding sequence ATGGTTTCCCGTCGCGACCTCCGTGAAGACCTCTCCGAGGAATCCCTGCGGGTGGCGATCCTCGCCGGACTCGCGTCGGTTCCGGTTACGTTCGCCCTCACCTGGCGTCCCGTCCCGACCGAGGTCGTCACGGTCGGTGGCTCGGTTTCGGCGGGACCCCTGCTCGCGACCAGCCTGCTCGTCGGCGTCTACTATCGGAACCGAACGACACCGACCCGTCGCGCCGGCCTGTGGACCGGGCTGACGGGTTCGCTCGCCATGGTTCTCGTTACCCTCCTCAACACGGCGACGACGATCGGCGGGTCTCCCGAGTGGATGGTCGTCGCTTCGGCCGTCGCGTTGCCGCTCGTCGTCGCGCTCAGCGTCGGAATCGCCGTCCTGGCCGCGATGATCGGTGCGCTCGTCGGCGCGTGGATCGCGACTCGAGTCTGGCGCGAACACCACCCGACGGATGCGTCGGCCACTGACGGCACGTCCGACGGCACCCTCCGTTGGTGGCACCTCGTCCCGTTCTACGTCGTCACAGCACCGCTGATCGTGGGCTCCGGGTTCGTGGTCCAATCCGAACACGGCGCTGCGTTCGTCCTCTCGTGGGTCGCGATGTTCCTTTTCGTCCCCCTGTCCGTCCTCACGCTCGTCGCGTTGTTTATCGACGTCACCGCGCCTCGAGGTGGTGACACCGACTGGACGCCGGCCGTCTGGACGTACGTCGGGGTCCCGATCGCCGTATACGGCCTGGCGTACGCGATCACGGCCATCCAGTCGTTCGGCTACCCGGCTGGCTGGGGGATATACGCCTACTTCGGAGCGCTCTGGGTAACGTCTGTCGCGTACGTGGTCGCTAAACGTCGCAACGTCGCCCGAGGGCCGCGTGAGCGATAA
- a CDS encoding pyridoxal-phosphate-dependent aminotransferase family protein → MKFTPGPTTIPPAVREAMAEPQPNPNVDPAFAERYDAVCRKLETVYDTSHDVVVPGGEGILGLESAIASLIEPGDRVLCISNGLYGDGFADFVDSYDGQAELVSAPYDEGYDLEAIATTLEEADAAGEPFTVATMVHCETPTGTLNDMSPVLDLLEEHDVLSVVDAVSSLGGTPVPTDRIDVCLGASQKCFSAPSGLTTAAVSDRAWEQMAARDLSSRYTNLLLWRDVSDGFPYTHLTANVSALDTALDLVLEEGLEAVYERHEEAAARCRARGDELGLELYPDPERASPTVTAFHLPGEATRVQQHVADEAGIVLSTGLGELADDILRLGHMGYNADTEKVDRAMDAVEAALE, encoded by the coding sequence ATGAAGTTCACGCCAGGGCCGACGACGATCCCGCCCGCGGTCAGGGAGGCGATGGCCGAGCCACAACCGAACCCGAACGTCGATCCCGCGTTCGCCGAGCGATACGACGCGGTCTGTCGGAAACTCGAGACCGTCTACGACACCTCTCACGACGTGGTCGTTCCCGGCGGCGAGGGGATCCTCGGCCTCGAGTCAGCAATCGCCTCGCTGATCGAACCCGGCGACCGAGTGTTGTGCATTTCGAACGGCCTCTACGGTGACGGCTTCGCGGACTTCGTCGACTCCTACGATGGCCAGGCTGAACTGGTCTCTGCTCCCTACGACGAGGGCTACGACCTCGAGGCGATCGCAACGACGCTCGAGGAGGCCGACGCTGCCGGGGAACCGTTCACCGTGGCGACGATGGTTCACTGCGAGACGCCGACGGGAACGCTCAACGACATGAGCCCCGTGCTGGATTTGCTCGAGGAACACGACGTGCTCAGCGTCGTCGACGCCGTCTCGTCGCTCGGGGGAACCCCGGTGCCGACCGATCGAATCGATGTCTGTCTCGGGGCCTCCCAGAAGTGTTTCAGCGCACCCTCGGGGCTGACGACCGCAGCGGTCAGCGACCGGGCGTGGGAGCAGATGGCAGCCCGCGACCTCTCCTCGCGCTACACGAACCTCTTGCTCTGGCGGGACGTCTCCGACGGATTCCCCTACACGCACCTCACCGCGAACGTGAGCGCACTCGATACAGCCCTCGATCTGGTCCTCGAGGAGGGACTCGAGGCCGTCTACGAGCGCCACGAGGAAGCCGCCGCCCGGTGTCGAGCGCGCGGCGACGAACTCGGCCTCGAGTTGTATCCCGACCCCGAGCGCGCATCGCCCACCGTGACGGCGTTTCACCTCCCCGGAGAGGCGACGCGCGTACAACAGCACGTCGCCGACGAGGCCGGAATCGTGCTCTCGACGGGACTGGGCGAGTTGGCCGACGACATCCTTCGACTCGGCCACATGGGGTACAACGCCGACACAGAAAAGGTCGATCGCGCGATGGACGCCGTCGAGGCAGCCCTCGAGTGA
- a CDS encoding DsbA family oxidoreductase codes for MSDSADRLVLYADYVCPFCYLGTRSLERYRESREKPLEVDWRPFDLRRGKRTPDGSIDHEVDDGKDEEYFEQAKQNVRRLQEEYGVEMAQELAIDVDSLPAQQASWCVKQEHRAQWAAFDEAVYEALWLEERDIGDPDVLIDIAEDVDVSSDDIRDALADDERRAELEEEFDASRRRGISGVPAFVADGRLARGAVPPERLEQLFAGAGASNASR; via the coding sequence ATGTCCGATTCAGCCGATCGGCTCGTCCTCTACGCCGATTACGTCTGCCCGTTCTGTTATCTCGGTACGCGCTCGCTCGAGCGATACCGAGAGAGCCGCGAGAAGCCGCTGGAAGTCGACTGGCGGCCGTTCGACCTTCGCCGCGGGAAACGAACTCCCGACGGGTCGATCGACCACGAAGTCGACGACGGCAAGGACGAGGAGTACTTCGAACAGGCGAAACAGAACGTGCGTCGCCTGCAGGAGGAGTACGGCGTCGAGATGGCTCAGGAACTCGCGATCGATGTCGATTCGCTGCCCGCCCAGCAGGCGTCGTGGTGCGTAAAACAAGAACACCGCGCGCAGTGGGCCGCCTTCGACGAGGCCGTCTACGAGGCGCTCTGGCTCGAGGAACGCGACATCGGCGACCCGGACGTACTGATCGACATCGCCGAGGACGTCGACGTGTCGTCCGACGATATTCGAGACGCGCTCGCAGACGACGAACGCCGAGCGGAACTCGAGGAGGAGTTCGACGCGTCGCGGCGGCGCGGAATCTCCGGCGTCCCGGCGTTCGTCGCCGACGGCCGACTCGCGCGCGGGGCGGTTCCGCCCGAACGCCTCGAGCAACTATTCGCTGGCGCGGGCGCGAGCAACGCGAGTCGGTGA
- a CDS encoding NAD(+)/NADH kinase has product MEVAVGLVAQRDNERAQALAREIKTTLEEVQSASVDIVVDELTGEAIDDAGVSVDRMHDRDFVVSIGGDGTLLFVAREVGPTPILGVNLGEVGFLNAVSPADAVDAVTDLVTAATEADSLEGRTLSRLTATEADGDWELEPALNEIVIHGPRRGHGGGATIDVRVDGRRYVESHADGVLVATPTGSTAYNLSEGGPIVQPSTDALVVTQMAAADAMPPLVVDPETPLEVTVSGAETAYVISDGRNRQRLEPPVTVTVSLANDPITLVGPQGSFVDGLEKLE; this is encoded by the coding sequence ATGGAGGTCGCCGTCGGTCTCGTCGCTCAACGCGACAACGAACGTGCACAAGCCCTCGCGAGGGAGATCAAAACGACGCTCGAGGAGGTCCAATCCGCGTCCGTCGACATCGTCGTCGACGAGCTCACTGGTGAGGCGATCGACGACGCCGGCGTCTCCGTCGACCGGATGCACGACCGAGACTTCGTCGTCAGTATCGGCGGCGACGGCACGCTGTTGTTCGTCGCCCGCGAAGTCGGACCGACACCGATTCTGGGCGTCAACCTCGGCGAAGTCGGCTTCCTCAACGCCGTCTCACCGGCGGACGCCGTCGACGCCGTCACCGACCTCGTGACAGCGGCCACAGAAGCCGACTCACTCGAGGGGCGGACGCTGTCTCGCCTCACTGCAACCGAGGCCGACGGCGACTGGGAACTCGAGCCGGCGCTCAACGAAATCGTCATCCACGGCCCCCGTCGGGGACACGGCGGCGGGGCGACGATCGACGTTCGCGTCGACGGTCGTCGCTACGTCGAGAGCCACGCCGACGGCGTGCTCGTAGCGACGCCGACGGGCTCGACCGCGTACAATTTGAGCGAGGGCGGCCCCATCGTCCAGCCGTCGACGGACGCGCTCGTCGTCACGCAGATGGCCGCGGCGGACGCGATGCCGCCACTGGTCGTCGATCCCGAGACGCCCCTCGAGGTCACCGTTTCGGGGGCCGAAACCGCCTACGTGATCAGCGACGGACGGAATCGTCAGCGACTCGAGCCGCCGGTGACCGTTACCGTCTCGCTCGCGAACGACCCGATCACGCTCGTCGGCCCGCAGGGATCGTTCGTCGACGGTCTCGAGAAACTCGAGTGA
- a CDS encoding transcription initiation factor IIB, translating into MARSTRQRQRDSETNEQTQEAEQRRVCDECSAGTLVKSEDQGELVCDQCGLIVESANIDRGPEWRAFNHSERQNKSRVGAPTTQTMHDKGLTTSIDWKNQDAYGRSLSSDKRSQMRRLRKWQERIRTKDAGERNLQFALSETDRMASSLAIPRSVREVACVMYRRALDEDLIRGRSIEGVATSTLYAACRMEGIPRSLEEVSAVSRVDRKEIGRTYRYVAQELGLEMEPVNPKKYVPRFCSELELSEEVQAKANEIIDTTTEKGLLSGKSPTGYAAAAIYASSLLCNEKKTQREVAAVSQVTEVTIRNRYQEQIEAMGIHE; encoded by the coding sequence ATGGCACGTTCTACCCGCCAGCGCCAACGTGATTCTGAGACTAACGAACAGACCCAGGAAGCAGAGCAGCGGCGGGTATGTGATGAGTGTTCTGCGGGGACGCTCGTCAAAAGTGAGGATCAGGGCGAACTGGTGTGTGATCAATGTGGCCTCATCGTCGAGAGCGCAAACATCGACCGCGGGCCCGAGTGGCGCGCGTTCAATCACTCCGAGCGCCAGAACAAGTCCCGCGTCGGCGCACCGACGACGCAGACGATGCACGACAAGGGACTGACGACGTCCATCGACTGGAAGAACCAGGACGCCTACGGGCGCTCGCTCAGTTCGGATAAGCGCAGCCAGATGCGCCGCCTGCGAAAGTGGCAAGAACGCATCCGAACCAAAGACGCCGGCGAGCGAAACCTGCAGTTCGCTCTTTCGGAGACCGACCGAATGGCGTCCTCGCTGGCGATCCCACGATCCGTTCGCGAGGTCGCCTGCGTCATGTACCGACGCGCGCTCGACGAAGATCTCATCCGCGGGCGCTCGATCGAAGGCGTCGCGACCAGCACCCTCTACGCCGCCTGTCGCATGGAAGGCATTCCGCGCTCGCTCGAGGAAGTGTCCGCCGTCTCCCGAGTCGACCGAAAGGAGATCGGCCGAACCTATCGCTACGTCGCCCAGGAACTCGGCCTCGAGATGGAGCCGGTCAACCCCAAAAAGTACGTCCCGCGGTTTTGCTCCGAACTCGAGTTGTCCGAGGAGGTACAGGCGAAAGCCAACGAGATTATCGATACGACGACCGAGAAGGGACTGCTCTCGGGGAAGTCGCCGACGGGCTACGCCGCCGCGGCCATCTACGCGTCGTCGTTGCTCTGTAACGAGAAGAAGACCCAGCGCGAGGTCGCGGCCGTCTCGCAGGTGACCGAAGTGACAATTCGCAACCGGTATCAAGAGCAGATCGAAGCGATGGGAATCCACGAGTAG
- a CDS encoding NAD+ synthase — MIDLRFSEAELAQRRDHITAFIREQVDAAGVEEVVLGLSGGIDSTITAYLAVDALGAENVHGLVLPATVSSGENMSDAERVAQDLEMSYDVIEIEPIVDSLLAAYPEAEGDHEAVGNARARVRAVLNYLVANHDGRLVLGTGNRSEAAVGYFTKYGDGAVDCHPIANLYKAQVRQLARHVGVPEDLAEKTPTAELWADQTDEDELGISYDTLDSILATHVDGPLSVAATSRELEVEEATVEEVREMYERSAHKRQVPPGPEPLN; from the coding sequence ATGATCGACCTTCGCTTTTCGGAGGCGGAACTGGCGCAACGACGCGACCACATTACGGCGTTCATTCGCGAGCAAGTCGACGCTGCCGGTGTCGAGGAAGTAGTTCTCGGATTATCGGGGGGAATCGATAGCACCATCACGGCGTACCTCGCCGTCGATGCGCTCGGCGCAGAGAACGTCCACGGACTCGTCCTCCCGGCGACCGTCAGCAGCGGCGAGAACATGAGCGACGCCGAACGAGTCGCACAAGACCTCGAGATGAGTTACGACGTGATCGAAATCGAGCCGATCGTCGACTCGCTGCTCGCGGCCTACCCCGAAGCCGAGGGCGACCACGAGGCCGTCGGCAACGCTCGAGCGCGCGTTCGCGCCGTGTTGAACTACCTCGTCGCGAATCACGATGGACGGCTGGTGTTGGGCACCGGAAACCGAAGCGAGGCTGCCGTGGGCTACTTCACGAAATACGGCGACGGTGCCGTCGACTGCCACCCGATCGCGAACCTCTATAAGGCACAGGTTCGCCAGCTCGCGCGCCACGTCGGCGTTCCCGAGGATCTCGCCGAGAAGACGCCGACGGCCGAGTTGTGGGCCGATCAGACCGACGAGGACGAACTGGGAATCAGCTACGACACGCTCGATTCGATCCTCGCGACGCACGTCGACGGCCCCCTCTCGGTCGCCGCGACCAGCCGCGAACTCGAGGTCGAGGAAGCGACCGTCGAGGAGGTCCGCGAGATGTACGAGCGAAGCGCGCACAAGCGACAGGTTCCACCCGGGCCGGAACCGCTGAACTAA
- a CDS encoding GNAT family N-acetyltransferase, with amino-acid sequence MPDAAFLPGDRVDLRPIEEDDLEFLHQINDPRIWRAIGASRPVNRTQEQDFFENVVCGDDTVNLLIVAESTPVGTISFNSIEWGAQRAEIGYWIAPDHHDQGYGSAATERLVSYGFDQLGLHKVDARVFAFNEASQRLLESVGFTKEGVHRDEIFVDGEYHDTYWYGLLEDEWRSRDE; translated from the coding sequence ATGCCAGACGCAGCGTTTCTGCCCGGCGACCGCGTCGACCTCCGACCGATCGAGGAGGACGACCTCGAGTTCCTCCACCAGATCAACGATCCCCGAATCTGGCGGGCGATCGGTGCCTCGAGACCGGTTAACCGCACACAGGAACAGGACTTCTTCGAGAACGTCGTCTGTGGTGACGACACGGTCAATCTCCTGATCGTCGCCGAGTCGACGCCGGTGGGAACGATTAGCTTCAATTCGATCGAGTGGGGGGCCCAACGCGCGGAAATCGGATACTGGATCGCACCCGACCACCACGACCAGGGGTACGGTAGCGCCGCGACGGAGCGTCTCGTCTCCTACGGGTTCGACCAACTCGGCTTGCACAAAGTCGACGCCCGCGTCTTCGCCTTCAACGAGGCCTCACAGCGACTCCTCGAGTCGGTCGGCTTCACGAAAGAGGGCGTCCACCGCGACGAAATATTCGTCGACGGCGAGTACCACGATACCTACTGGTACGGCCTGCTCGAGGACGAGTGGCGCTCGCGAGACGAGTGA
- a CDS encoding enoyl-CoA hydratase/isomerase family protein has protein sequence MIEVEDGATPSIRTVTIDRPAARNALTIEALEGLETAIENADESVVSLRGAGPAFCAGADLATVGDLEGDSERAAEFARLGQRVARAIEESPAVVVAEIDGPARGGGLELALACDVRVGTPESTYGEPGVTFGLFGAWGGTVRLPRVIGEGHALEFALSGRTVDAEEALRMGLISRLEDDPRAVVEQIASNADDALTALKRRIRDDRERATQERLEAEAFGTLVETHADDIDSVLE, from the coding sequence ATGATCGAAGTCGAGGACGGCGCCACCCCGTCTATCCGAACGGTGACGATCGACCGTCCCGCCGCCCGAAACGCCCTGACGATCGAGGCCCTCGAGGGGCTGGAGACGGCCATCGAGAACGCCGACGAATCGGTCGTCTCCCTCCGCGGTGCCGGTCCGGCGTTCTGTGCCGGCGCAGACCTCGCCACGGTCGGCGATCTCGAGGGAGATTCCGAACGCGCAGCCGAGTTCGCACGCCTGGGCCAGCGCGTGGCGAGAGCGATCGAAGAGTCGCCGGCCGTCGTCGTGGCTGAGATCGACGGCCCCGCACGCGGTGGCGGTCTCGAACTCGCGCTCGCGTGTGACGTCCGTGTCGGAACGCCCGAGTCGACCTACGGCGAACCCGGCGTCACGTTCGGGCTCTTCGGCGCGTGGGGCGGGACGGTCCGCCTTCCGCGCGTAATCGGGGAGGGCCACGCCCTCGAGTTCGCGCTCTCCGGACGCACGGTGGACGCCGAGGAAGCCCTGCGGATGGGTCTGATCTCGCGACTCGAGGACGACCCCCGTGCGGTCGTTGAGCAAATCGCTTCCAATGCGGACGACGCGCTCACCGCGTTGAAGCGTCGCATTCGTGACGACCGCGAGCGCGCGACGCAGGAGCGACTCGAGGCCGAGGCGTTCGGAACGCTCGTCGAGACCCACGCCGACGATATCGATTCGGTCCTCGAGTAA
- a CDS encoding DUF7114 family protein: METADNCRRGAFEAVSDVEPPALREYIETTLEEASMVPGVLTIESAAATAPDGHSHLDATSQPMPPTDRDVDSSLEFAEDIADTDGIRNRAAGVQLIYEGLRLTRSLAHEEPWNDREDESDARTGDAHRGDLEILAADILVARGFYLLARTNAAETAVQTVQAFGRDQAQRREQAPKAVDASTVDANLERDILELAVRTGSGAVGETPTARLRSSVESLADGIEIPFPPAAVCLADLETPPSERSPEDHRATSATDP; the protein is encoded by the coding sequence ATGGAAACGGCCGACAATTGTCGGCGTGGTGCCTTCGAAGCCGTCTCGGACGTGGAGCCACCCGCGTTACGCGAGTACATCGAGACCACGCTCGAGGAGGCGTCGATGGTCCCCGGCGTCCTCACGATCGAGAGCGCCGCTGCGACAGCACCCGACGGACACAGCCACCTCGACGCCACCAGCCAGCCGATGCCACCCACCGATCGCGACGTCGACTCCTCCCTCGAGTTCGCCGAGGATATCGCAGACACCGACGGCATCAGAAATCGCGCCGCGGGGGTGCAACTCATCTACGAAGGGCTGCGCCTCACGCGCTCGCTCGCCCACGAAGAGCCTTGGAACGACCGCGAGGACGAGTCCGACGCGAGGACCGGCGACGCCCACCGCGGCGACCTCGAGATTCTCGCCGCGGACATCCTCGTCGCCCGCGGATTCTACCTGCTCGCACGGACGAACGCCGCCGAAACGGCCGTCCAAACGGTACAGGCGTTCGGTCGCGACCAAGCCCAGCGTCGCGAGCAGGCACCGAAAGCCGTCGACGCGAGCACGGTCGACGCCAATCTCGAACGCGACATTCTCGAACTCGCCGTCCGCACCGGCAGCGGTGCCGTCGGGGAAACGCCCACCGCCCGACTGCGCTCGAGCGTCGAGTCGCTCGCAGACGGCATCGAGATTCCCTTCCCGCCAGCCGCGGTCTGTCTCGCCGACCTCGAGACGCCACCCTCAGAGCGCTCACCCGAGGACCACCGCGCGACCTCGGCGACCGATCCCTGA